The window GGCCTACCGGGAGGACCTGGGCCTCATGCCCTACGCCGAGGCCCTGAAGGCCATCCACTTCCCCGAGGACGAGGAGGCCCTGAAGCGGGCCCTCCTCCGCCTCAAGTTTGACGAGTACCTCCTCCTGGAGCTCAAGGCCCTCCTGGAGGCGGGAGGAATGGTCCTCGGCCGGAGCTTCCGGGTGGAGGAGGCCTGGGTGGAGGCCTTCAAAAAGGCCCTCCCCTTCCCCCTCACCCGGGCCCAGGAACGGGTCATGGGGGAGATCGCCAAGGACATGCAAAGCCCCCGCCAGATGGCCCGCCTCCTCCAGGGGGACGTGGGCTCGGGGAAGACGGTGGTGGCGGCCTTCGCCCTCTTCCTCGCGGCCAAGAACGGGGCCCAGGGGGCCCTCATGGCCCCCACGGAGATCCTGGCCCGGCAGCACTACCAGAACCTCACCCGCTACCTCTTCCCCTTGGGGATCAGGGTGGAGCTCCTCCTGGGCTCCATGACGGCCAAGGAGAAGGAGGCCGCCATGGCCCGGCTCCTCTCGGGGGAGGCCCAGGTGGCCGTGGGCACCCACGCCCTCATCCAGGAGGGGGTGGGCTTCAGGGACCTGGGCCTCGCCGTGGTGGACGAGGAGCACCGCTTCGGGGTCCTGCAGCGCCGGGCCCTCCTCAAGCTGGCCAAGGCGCCGCCGGACGTCCTCGTCATGTCCGCCACCCCCATCCCCCGCTCCCTGGCCTTAACCCTCTACGGGGACCTCGAGGTGAGCGTCCTGGACGAGATGCCCCCAGGACGCGTCCCGGTGAAGACCAAGGTCCTCCCCCACCGCCTCCGCCTCCAGGCCTACGCCTTCGCCCGGGAGGAGGTGAGAAAGGGCCACCAGGTCTTCGTGGTGGCCCCGGCCATTGAGGAGAGCGAGGAGCTGGACCTAAAGGCGGCCACCACCCTCTACGAGGAGCTTAAAGGCCTCCTCCCTGGGGTGCGCCTGGCCCTCCTCCACGGGAGGATGCCCGCCCGGGAGAAGGACGAGGTGATGGAGGCCTTCCGGCGCGGGGACTACGACCTTTTGGTCTCCACCACGGTGGTGGAGGTGGGGGTGGACATCCCCAAGGCCACCCTCATCATCGTGGAGAACGCCGAGCGCTTCGGCCTCGCCCAGCTCCACCAGCTAAGGGGCCGGGTGGGCCGGGGGGGGCTTGAGGGCTACGCCGTCTTCATCGCGGGGGAGGCGGGCCAGAAGACCCTGAAGCGCCTCAAGATCCTGGAGGAGTCCACGGACGGCTTTTACATCGCCGAGATGGACCTGAAGCTCAGGGGCCCTGGGGAGCTTCGCGGCACGCGGCAGTCAGGCTACCCCGAGCTCAAGCTCGGCGACCTCGCCGAGGACACGGGGATCATTGAGAAGGCCCGGGCTTTGGCCAAGGCCATCGTGGACAAGGACCCCACCCTGGACCTCCCCGAGCACCGGGCCCTCAAGGAGGAGCTCAGGGCCCAGGCGGAGCGGGTGGGGTTCCGGGAAGTGATCTGATGCGGGCCCTCCCCCACCCCCACCTCCCCGCCTTCTTCTCCGAGGGCGGGGCCCTAAGGGCCAAGGCCCTCCAGGACTACCTCCTCTCCCTAAGGGAGGTCTACGTCCGCTACGCCCCCCTCCCCCCGGTGCGCCTCTTCGTCCTCTCGGAAAAGGACTGGCGGGCGAGGCTCCCCTACCCCTACGGCCTCCCCTTCCAGCACGCGGGGCCGGAGGGGCTTTCCGTCTACGCCCCCCTCACCTACCCGGAAAGGCTCCTCCACCGCCTGCGGGAGGTCCTCCTCCCCCTGGGGCCGCCCCCGGGGGAGATCCCGGCCTTCTTAGACCTCAACCTGGGCCACGAGTACGCCCACGCCGTCCAGGTGGCCTGGAGGCTCCGCACCGGGGCCCGGTGGCTGGACGAGTTCGTGGCCAACTACCTCTTCCTCCTGGGGCTGCGAAGGGCCCGGCCGGACCTCGCGGAAGGGCTCCTCGCCTGGAGCGAGCACCTCGCCCGGCTCGCCCCGGAGAAAAGGCGGCTTTCCGACTACGAGCGGCGCCGGGGGGGCCTCGAGGGGGCCTTGTGGTTCCAGGCCCGGTTCACCCTGATGGCCCAGGCCCTTTGGGAGAAGGACGGCGACGGGCTCCTCCTGGCCCTCCTGGAGGCGGCCCCCCTGGACCGGAAGCGGGGGCACCGCCTCCTCGTGGAGCGCTACCCGGAGCTCAGGGAGTGGTTCCGGGGCTTCGGCCTCAAGGCCGCACCCGGGGGGGCGTCCTCCCCTCGGCAAGCGCCCTAAGCCAGTCCAGGAAGCTCACCTCCCCCACCTTCAGGGTGTAAAGCTCGGGCCGGGGGAGGATGCAGTGCTGGCTCCCCGGGGCGAGGTAGTAGGTGTAGTTGGCCTCCGAGGCCGGGAAACCCACCGCCCGCTCGGCCGCCACGGCCCACTCCCGGGCCGTGGCCTCGCTGGGGGCGGCCTCCTTCTTCATGAGGGCGTAGAAGTAGATCTGGGTCCCGTCCAGGAGGGTGGTGTACTGGGCGAGGACCGCCTTGGGGTAGGCCTGGGCCAAGGCGCGGTAGATCTCCGAGACCTTGGGCGGGGAGGAGAGGCCGGGAAGCTCGGGGAGGCGCGGGTTCCAGGCGGTAAAGCCCGGGAAGTCCTCCGTGACCACCCCCACCCCGGCGTCGCCGCAGACCGCGATCTGGGCGTTTTTGTAGGTGGCGAGGATCTTGTCCGCCCAAAGCACCGCCCCGTAGGCCCCGGCGCTGCACCCCGTGACGAAGACCCGCTCCGGGTTCGTGTGGTTGCGGAAGACGTACTCCAGGGCCGCCTGGGCGTTCCTGGCGGTCGTGTAAGGATTTATGTGTAAGGGCCCGTGTTTAATAGGGGGGCACACCTTAGCACGAGGAGGTGCCCCGTGGACCAGGATACCTTGCGGATCTTGCTGAGGGAAGCGGTGCGGGAGACAGTAGCCGAGGTTCTGCAGACGGTTCTGGAGCTGGACCGGACAGCCTTCTTGCAGGTGCACGGAGGCCGCAGGAACGGCTACTACCCCCGCAAGCTGGAGACCACCTTCGGCCAGGTGGACCTGAAGGTCCCTAGGGATCGGGAATCTCGGTATTACCCGGCTTTCCTTAAGCCCTACGCCCGCCGCCTGGTGGACGTGGGGGAAGTAGCTGTGGCCTTGTACGCCGCCGGGGTCAGTCAGCGCAAGGCGGCCGAGATACTGAGCCTGCTCCTGGGCCACCGCTACTCCCACGAGACCCTGAGCGCCCTGACGGACGAGGTCCTGGAGGCGGCAGGAGCCTTCCGCACCCGGCCTTTGCCCGAGGAGATGGCCTTCGTCTACCTGGACGGGCTTTCCCTAAAGGTCTTCAGGGAAGGAGAAGGGATCGTACGGGAAAGCGTGTATGTGGCCCTGGGCATCGCCCCTAATGGGGAGAGGCGGGTCCTGGGGTTCTGGCTTTTGCCCACGGAGAGCGCCCTGGGATGGGAGGGGGTCCTGGGGGAGCTTTGGCAGCGGGGCCTGCGGCGGGTGTTGCTCTTTGTCACCGACGGGCTGCCCGGGCTTCCTGAAGCGATCCGCAGGGTCTACCCTCAGGCGGAATGGCAGCGGTGCGTGGTGCACGGGGTGCGGTGGAGCCTGTCCCAGGTGCGCTCCCGGGACCGGGCCCTGCTGGCGGAGGACCTGAGGCGGGTGTACGGGGCGGAGAGCCGGGAAGAAGCTCTTGGGGCCTTGGAGGAGGTGAAGGCCGCCTGGGGTTCGCGGTACCCGGGGGTGGTGGGGCTTTGGGTACAGGATTCGGGGGCCTTCCTGCGCTTCTACGGGTACCCCAAGGTGCTTTGGCCGTACCTGCGGAGCACCAACCTGATGGAGCGGTTTATCCGGGAGCTACGGCGGGGGACGAAGGTGCGGGACCACAAGTTTCCTAAGGAAGAGGCGGTGTACAAGCTTCTTTACCTGGAGTCGGAGAGGCAGGAAGGGAGGTGGGCAGAACGGAAACTAAAGGGGTTCTCGGAGGTGAAGGAGGTACTGGAGAAGATGCTTCAGGAGCGGTATGCCCCCCGTACACAGACTCTTACACATAACTCTTGACACGACCGTTCCTGGCCCCCTGGTGGTGGACCTTGAAGCCCCCGTAGTCCACCGTGGCCCGGCCCACGTGGAGGTCCCCCGTGCAGTAGGGGACGAAGACGTGGGTCCAGCCGAAGAAGGGGTTGGCCACGCTCATCCGGTTGTAAATGCCCTGGGCGAGGTAAAGCTCCTGCACGTCCACCCGCTTGCGGTAGGTGCGGCTTTCCGGGCCGCAGGTGGCTTGGTCCCAGCAGGCCCCGCCCCCCTGGAAGTCAATGACCACCTTTCTGGGGTCCCCGGGGCTCACGTAGAAGCGGTAAGGGGAGCCGTCCGCGCAGACCCCACCGGGCACCTCCACCGCCTTCCAGAAGGCCTCGAGGCCCTGGGCCAGGGCCAGGGCGAAAAGGAGGACCAGCGCGATAAGCCGCTTCATTTGTACCCTCCACAGCCAAGCTACCGCAGGGCCTTG of the Thermus thermophilus HB8 genome contains:
- the recG gene encoding ATP-dependent DNA helicase RecG, which translates into the protein MEGVTQEELKARLLKPLLRELQDGARDRVVVGGLEALVQNLARPFPKLLELFRGYGEKPQEERKRVLQEALRLLEGQGPSPKGQAQASSRRLAPSDPAHLLAPPQSRRKLAELGLRTVRDVLHHYPRRYEDRRALPGARYLEEGQKATLAVKVLAKELVKTPRKGMQLVQVKAQDAWGWRITLVWFNQPWVLSQIEEGATLIVTGRVGRRNGLQLYVEHFEDEGTESLSTGRIVPIYPAKEGVSQAFLRRTVHRALELALPLPDPLEAYREDLGLMPYAEALKAIHFPEDEEALKRALLRLKFDEYLLLELKALLEAGGMVLGRSFRVEEAWVEAFKKALPFPLTRAQERVMGEIAKDMQSPRQMARLLQGDVGSGKTVVAAFALFLAAKNGAQGALMAPTEILARQHYQNLTRYLFPLGIRVELLLGSMTAKEKEAAMARLLSGEAQVAVGTHALIQEGVGFRDLGLAVVDEEHRFGVLQRRALLKLAKAPPDVLVMSATPIPRSLALTLYGDLEVSVLDEMPPGRVPVKTKVLPHRLRLQAYAFAREEVRKGHQVFVVAPAIEESEELDLKAATTLYEELKGLLPGVRLALLHGRMPAREKDEVMEAFRRGDYDLLVSTTVVEVGVDIPKATLIIVENAERFGLAQLHQLRGRVGRGGLEGYAVFIAGEAGQKTLKRLKILEESTDGFYIAEMDLKLRGPGELRGTRQSGYPELKLGDLAEDTGIIEKARALAKAIVDKDPTLDLPEHRALKEELRAQAERVGFREVI
- a CDS encoding IS256-like element ISTth4 family transposase is translated as MFNRGAHLSTRRCPVDQDTLRILLREAVRETVAEVLQTVLELDRTAFLQVHGGRRNGYYPRKLETTFGQVDLKVPRDRESRYYPAFLKPYARRLVDVGEVAVALYAAGVSQRKAAEILSLLLGHRYSHETLSALTDEVLEAAGAFRTRPLPEEMAFVYLDGLSLKVFREGEGIVRESVYVALGIAPNGERRVLGFWLLPTESALGWEGVLGELWQRGLRRVLLFVTDGLPGLPEAIRRVYPQAEWQRCVVHGVRWSLSQVRSRDRALLAEDLRRVYGAESREEALGALEEVKAAWGSRYPGVVGLWVQDSGAFLRFYGYPKVLWPYLRSTNLMERFIRELRRGTKVRDHKFPKEEAVYKLLYLESERQEGRWAERKLKGFSEVKEVLEKMLQERYAPRTQTLTHNS